The Tenacibaculum jejuense genome includes a window with the following:
- a CDS encoding CIS tube protein: MEFNFFQLEKLKIKSYKTSTRTDIPEEFTAMFNPTSYTLFYKNVYETKQGINTSGREANYVISKPKELKLKLILDGNNVQDFGIVTLFNSSKNDVNKKVQEFLKMTTLMDGDIHEPRPLKLQWGDLHFKCRLASVNVNYTQFDASGIPLRAELDTVFFGDLETAERLKEENKSSPDLTHYRIMGAHDKLPLLCEKIYGSPAYYIEVAKVNKLKNFRDLKQGQRIYFPPIAK, translated from the coding sequence ATGGAATTTAATTTTTTTCAACTTGAAAAGCTAAAAATAAAGAGTTATAAAACCTCAACGAGAACAGATATTCCTGAAGAATTCACAGCAATGTTTAATCCGACGTCGTATACGCTTTTTTATAAAAATGTATATGAAACGAAACAAGGGATTAATACCTCAGGAAGAGAAGCTAATTATGTAATTAGTAAACCCAAAGAGTTAAAGTTAAAGCTCATTTTAGATGGAAATAATGTTCAGGATTTTGGCATCGTAACACTTTTTAATTCAAGTAAAAATGACGTCAATAAAAAAGTACAAGAATTTTTAAAAATGACTACGCTCATGGATGGAGATATTCATGAACCTAGACCTTTAAAATTACAGTGGGGAGATCTTCATTTTAAATGTCGTTTAGCTTCGGTTAATGTTAATTACACACAGTTTGATGCTAGCGGAATTCCATTAAGAGCAGAGTTAGATACCGTATTTTTTGGAGATTTAGAAACTGCAGAACGTTTAAAAGAGGAAAATAAAAGCTCTCCAGATCTTACACATTACAGAATAATGGGAGCACATGATAAACTTCCATTGTTATGCGAGAAAATTTATGGATCTCCAGCATATTACATTGAAGTAGCAAAAGTAAACAAGCTCAAAAATTTTAGAGATTTAAAACAAGGACAAAGAATTTATTTCCCACCAATAGCAAAATAA
- a CDS encoding DUF4255 domain-containing protein — translation MIHTALNILKDKLNEYFRIKTGFDNDYIKFIDSSNNDPVSFTNNVITPFLINISEDRKFRNADPYRGVVNNGIKTQHNPEIRVELLILFVSKFRDYNEALKLLSYVIKFFQANRVFTPQNSPELFEEDIEKLVVELITLPLEEQNQVWHSLNTSYLPSVLYKVRLLSFADEESIAFADSELAEIDIKTNQKKL, via the coding sequence ATGATTCACACCGCTTTAAATATACTCAAAGATAAGTTAAACGAATACTTCAGAATCAAAACGGGGTTTGATAATGATTACATAAAATTTATAGATAGTAGTAATAACGATCCTGTAAGTTTTACAAACAATGTTATCACTCCTTTTTTAATTAACATATCTGAAGATCGTAAGTTTAGAAATGCCGATCCATACAGAGGGGTGGTTAATAATGGAATTAAAACACAGCATAATCCAGAGATACGAGTAGAGTTGTTAATTCTGTTCGTATCTAAATTTAGAGATTACAACGAAGCATTAAAACTACTTTCTTATGTGATAAAATTCTTTCAAGCAAATCGAGTTTTCACACCACAAAATTCACCTGAACTTTTTGAAGAAGATATTGAAAAATTAGTTGTAGAACTAATTACTCTTCCTTTAGAAGAACAAAACCAGGTTTGGCATTCTTTAAATACTTCATATTTACCATCGGTATTGTATAAGGTGCGTTTATTGTCTTTTGCAGATGAAGAAAGTATAGCTTTCGCTGATAGTGAGCTTGCAGAGATAGATATTAAAACTAATCAAAAGAAACTTTAA
- a CDS encoding phage tail protein, with the protein MEALESFKDFMDPNPVLSHRFGVTFFAGGVIPNPIDFRFQKVRGINTEVQLETISEGGQNLHRHHLPNQINYNNLILERGVVSPSVSRVSPTELLSPLNLEFNNTFSRFQFTPSNVLITLFKNDQGIPAASWLFLKAYPVKWSVSDLDATSNSVLIDTMELAYSRFQSIRL; encoded by the coding sequence ATGGAAGCATTAGAAAGTTTTAAAGATTTTATGGATCCTAATCCAGTGTTATCACATCGATTTGGGGTCACATTTTTTGCAGGAGGAGTAATACCCAATCCAATTGATTTTAGATTTCAAAAAGTAAGAGGTATAAATACTGAAGTACAATTAGAAACAATTTCAGAAGGAGGACAAAATTTACATAGACATCACTTGCCTAATCAGATCAATTATAACAATTTAATCCTAGAAAGAGGAGTGGTAAGTCCAAGTGTAAGTAGAGTAAGTCCAACAGAATTATTGTCTCCACTTAACTTAGAGTTTAATAATACATTTTCTAGATTTCAATTTACACCATCAAATGTTCTAATCACTTTATTTAAGAACGATCAAGGAATTCCGGCTGCATCTTGGCTTTTTCTTAAAGCTTATCCAGTAAAATGGTCTGTTTCAGATTTAGATGCAACGTCAAATTCTGTTTTAATAGACACTATGGAATTGGCCTATAGTAGATTTCAATCCATAAGATTATAA
- a CDS encoding phage tail sheath family protein — protein MSNYLTPDVYTEEVSVLPPSVAGVSTAIPAFIGYTEKASKSRTDLSNTAVRITTFLEYKEIFGGAAPSSFSVALDSDDNITSVAVTSPKNTMYYALDMYFKNGGGDCYIISVGSYDDTYEAKNFIDGLNTLSKEDEPTLIVLGDAVNLSSIDYHNVCQQALLQCEDLKDRFCIFDIQHADEDASVFRSGIGSNNLKYGAAYTPFLQTSLNHEYTDIDVLISQEVSSSGVTQFSAVHTGIQISYDGLDSDTPKYRINGGAGDKLEFTISTANLLTISNIPDEGIEASKVLEAWSSFEDKGGFNITIVNDSTLVTQTSGNSGKNLDTSTSNTQSFTLESKRGTTMYSQIVNEINKMRVILPPSSSVAGAYATTDRERGVWKAPANISLNAITGPVRKISAAAQEKLNVEKEGKSVNAIRSFAGKGTLVWGARTLAGNDNEWRYVPVRRLFNMIEESTKNASYFAVFEPNTPATWLKVKAMIESFLYGIWQQGGLVGSTEEQAYFVNVGLGKTMTQQDVLDGKMIVEIGIAAARPAEFIILRFSHKLQEV, from the coding sequence ATGTCTAATTATTTAACACCAGATGTATATACAGAAGAAGTTTCTGTATTACCGCCATCAGTAGCAGGAGTATCAACTGCTATACCAGCTTTTATCGGATATACTGAAAAGGCAAGTAAATCAAGAACAGATTTATCAAATACAGCAGTAAGAATTACAACGTTTTTAGAGTATAAAGAAATATTTGGAGGAGCAGCTCCATCGTCTTTTTCTGTAGCACTCGATTCAGATGATAATATCACTTCTGTAGCTGTTACATCTCCAAAAAACACAATGTATTATGCATTAGATATGTATTTTAAAAATGGAGGTGGAGATTGTTATATCATATCTGTAGGTTCATATGATGATACTTACGAAGCAAAAAACTTTATTGATGGTTTGAATACATTGAGTAAGGAAGACGAACCTACATTAATAGTATTGGGAGATGCAGTAAATTTATCAAGTATTGATTATCATAATGTTTGCCAACAAGCACTTTTACAATGCGAAGATTTAAAAGATCGCTTCTGTATTTTTGATATCCAACATGCCGACGAAGATGCTTCTGTGTTTCGATCAGGAATAGGAAGCAACAATTTAAAATATGGTGCAGCTTACACACCATTTTTACAAACATCATTAAATCATGAATATACAGATATCGATGTTTTAATTTCTCAAGAAGTTTCATCTTCTGGTGTAACACAATTTAGCGCAGTTCATACAGGAATTCAAATTAGTTATGACGGTTTAGATTCTGATACACCTAAATATAGAATCAACGGAGGTGCTGGAGATAAATTAGAATTCACCATTTCTACAGCAAATTTATTAACGATTTCAAATATTCCTGATGAGGGAATTGAAGCTAGTAAAGTTTTAGAAGCTTGGTCGTCATTTGAAGATAAAGGAGGTTTTAATATTACAATAGTAAATGATTCTACTCTAGTAACTCAAACTTCAGGAAACTCAGGAAAAAATTTAGATACAAGTACTTCCAATACTCAAAGTTTTACTCTAGAAAGTAAGAGAGGAACTACGATGTACAGCCAAATTGTTAATGAAATTAATAAAATGCGTGTAATTCTTCCACCAAGTTCATCTGTAGCTGGAGCTTATGCTACTACAGATAGAGAAAGAGGTGTTTGGAAAGCTCCAGCTAATATTAGTTTGAACGCAATTACAGGACCGGTTAGGAAAATTAGTGCTGCTGCGCAAGAAAAACTAAATGTAGAAAAAGAAGGAAAGTCTGTAAATGCAATTCGAAGTTTTGCGGGCAAAGGAACTTTAGTTTGGGGAGCTAGAACACTAGCAGGAAATGATAACGAATGGCGCTATGTTCCAGTAAGAAGGCTATTTAATATGATTGAAGAGTCGACTAAAAATGCTTCATATTTTGCAGTTTTTGAACCTAATACTCCAGCAACTTGGTTAAAGGTTAAAGCCATGATTGAGAGTTTTTTATATGGTATTTGGCAACAAGGAGGGTTAGTAGGATCTACAGAAGAACAAGCATATTTTGTTAATGTAGGTTTAGGAAAAACAATGACTCAGCAAGATGTTTTAGATGGGAAAATGATTGTAGAAATAGGGATTGCTGCAGCACGTCCAGCAGAATTTATCATCCTTAGATTTTCGCACAAACTACAAGAAGTATAA
- the vgrG gene encoding type VI secretion system tip protein VgrG codes for MPAITATITDVNSKVMNHRYQLLSIDVNKEFNKIPTAELKFIDGNIAKKEFQILDDPFFDIGKELRIAVKHEGKQDNNIFSGVIINKVVTLNSGGSILTVELSDVAIRMHASRENEVYLNTTDSTIFKRLLQKNQLKKSRIEDTQVTHVQMIQHYTTDWDFLLSRAEANAKVVQVENGSIAVFQPKILKSSKHIELGSNEIYDLDLQISGEQQYTKVEAVGWDMSKQDVTKPQISLKNNFFEHKSVINIDKDALGITEKKLMYSGHIQPDELKKWSEAQEFKNKFSLIQGWLKVPGTTTYAVGDTLEIKEVGKAFSGLSIISGIRHGVTIEGWSTYIQIGSNSCWFTDQTQVTAPIAGGLLPGVNGLQVGVIKTTKEDPNNLFRVAVYIPAFGTEQNTIWARLATLDAGSKRGTFSIPEIGDEVLVGFLNDDPRQAVVIGSLYSPVNIPPLDFKNHKSSKAIISTAGYKFLLDEFEEQITIATSANNSIVINEKEGAIAVSDTNGNRVEMNSKGVAISSTKDCTIFCDGNFSLDASGTVNIKGSSVELL; via the coding sequence ATGCCAGCAATTACAGCTACCATAACAGATGTAAATAGTAAAGTAATGAACCATAGGTATCAATTACTATCTATTGATGTTAATAAAGAATTTAATAAAATACCTACAGCAGAGCTGAAGTTTATTGACGGAAACATAGCTAAAAAAGAATTTCAAATACTAGATGATCCTTTTTTTGACATCGGAAAGGAACTCCGTATTGCTGTAAAACACGAAGGAAAACAAGATAATAATATCTTTTCTGGTGTTATCATAAATAAGGTAGTTACTTTAAATAGTGGAGGTTCTATATTAACAGTAGAACTAAGTGATGTAGCCATTCGCATGCATGCAAGTAGAGAAAATGAAGTATATCTGAACACAACAGACAGCACAATTTTTAAACGATTACTTCAAAAAAATCAGTTGAAAAAAAGTAGAATAGAGGACACGCAGGTTACTCATGTTCAAATGATTCAACATTACACAACAGATTGGGATTTTTTATTGTCAAGAGCAGAAGCTAATGCTAAAGTAGTACAAGTAGAAAATGGTTCTATAGCTGTTTTTCAACCTAAAATTCTGAAGAGTTCAAAACACATAGAATTAGGTTCAAATGAAATATATGATCTTGATCTACAAATTAGTGGAGAACAACAGTATACAAAGGTTGAAGCTGTAGGTTGGGACATGTCTAAGCAAGATGTTACCAAACCTCAAATAAGTTTAAAAAATAATTTTTTTGAGCATAAATCAGTAATTAATATTGATAAAGATGCCTTAGGAATAACTGAAAAAAAACTCATGTATTCTGGACATATACAACCAGATGAGTTAAAAAAATGGTCAGAAGCACAAGAGTTTAAAAATAAGTTTTCTTTAATACAAGGTTGGCTAAAGGTACCAGGAACAACTACCTATGCTGTTGGAGATACATTAGAAATTAAAGAAGTAGGAAAGGCTTTTTCTGGTTTAAGTATTATTTCTGGAATTAGGCATGGAGTTACTATTGAAGGATGGAGTACTTACATACAAATCGGATCAAATTCTTGTTGGTTTACAGATCAAACACAGGTTACAGCACCTATTGCAGGAGGATTATTACCAGGAGTAAATGGGTTACAAGTTGGAGTAATAAAAACAACAAAAGAAGACCCAAATAATCTTTTCAGAGTGGCAGTGTACATACCAGCTTTCGGAACTGAGCAAAATACAATCTGGGCGCGTCTAGCAACTCTAGATGCAGGGAGCAAAAGAGGAACATTTTCTATTCCAGAAATTGGAGATGAGGTACTTGTTGGTTTTTTAAATGATGATCCAAGACAGGCAGTTGTAATAGGGTCTTTATATAGTCCAGTAAACATTCCTCCATTAGATTTTAAAAACCATAAAAGTTCCAAAGCTATTATTTCTACTGCAGGGTATAAATTTCTTTTAGATGAATTCGAAGAACAAATAACTATAGCAACTTCTGCAAATAACAGTATAGTTATTAATGAAAAAGAAGGTGCAATAGCAGTATCTGATACTAATGGGAATCGAGTAGAAATGAATTCAAAAGGTGTTGCTATTTCCAGTACAAAAGATTGTACCATTTTTTGTGATGGAAACTTCAGTTTAGATGCTTCTGGAACAGTAAATATAAAAGGGAGTTCTGTAGAGCTTTTATAA
- a CDS encoding baseplate J/gp47 family protein, whose amino-acid sequence MNSIEKFVLLRDGASKYKDNLSSLNTSNLAIDNSTVESLISEAQKIAKELLFFNHENTPVSTWESFLIEDSETYFKASETGKKALRKQWAKQLATYINNPDHFKNDTNTLEKLTQPHTVLFLTFLKLLDHIRNKMNSLTGQHLDFYFKKCLQLVPQKAIPDVVNILVELTENTEALEIEAGTVFLAGEDEDGNELQYKATENTILNQAKVASLQSVFVDKQEITIQKAHMNAVEDPDKGLLKMFELALGVNNPGDELPTFSTIATDWENLCKLVKEGNSLAENYVVSELFLRVEDFIYIIEKHETEKNHTTANWDKTYELLTTAYIDKIKKNRADDLHKIQEESDFNQLTKHIFGFPNSGDKLPLYNGKIVTFSLVYEDLKDAIKSQKAKDYITDELLLTVEDFVFIIETSTEKDPTVEVSKRYYQILEQSERRFRSIIISPPSVEKIKMIYGAEDITKLATSLHNTSEESKQFKIFGSISGTTKEPEIANLGFAISSPLLFLKEGKRKIFLNFQFSEELGDGKQLEKLLKKGFFNIQFSGEETWFQSKRATEYSISYDVKPDAERVLINDFKVVKEDPLIVDFYEPGVVFIKEEENIDKYIVNIRNEIYQILDFPHDSSLAMSVVYIGQLPGEVKEPFMFTKNDLQIGLNLELILSEDEPPVTTNSEATNFVNATTPTLLFLVNQDVVLAYENENGVAIFQELMALTFSDIKLRVSVDGMKNVMIQNDQTTLNNKKTFELFGGLPEVGSNFYFGHEEISQKPIQSLQIETNWGNQPESFTTHYENYWKVSENSLTPSVDQIPITSNSDFKIKLFLHDESSEIPVTDELSLFTADNKIAIQNIPELLKETRPGYVYRFKSSNEFSNSEITDWKRYFRLELDPIDFQHQLYNQLLIQQAFGSKEIQGLVLNPPYLPKLKKISIGYTAETNILTNCKLVSEENKLSHIHPFGYKELTSKEHLSLLPDYQDNGSLLIGLSNIIPSQTVSVLFQMAEGSANPDVERPELKWSYLKEDIWIPLESKAIISDTTNGLLNTGIIRVQLPADATKGNTLLSNELHWLKVSVSIHIDGVSDIIAVKSQVVNAVLSNTVVASSHFQKPLQSESIQETQAFIPEIETISQPFTSSQGRPAEALTDFNYRISKRLRHKNRALTMWDYEHMILDRFPEVYKVKCLPDIKTLGKVNITVVPDIRKSLPFNPFQPKVGADVLERIHQVVEKHAPAYASIHVKNPTYLKVSTRCSVKFCAGYDEIFYQSKLINEIKQFLSPWAYGETEHIRLGGTLDAGKLINFIAERPYVDFVAKLKMFQSVGNQSLVDVTSVNNGENIVIPNEPDMVIVSDEIHVIDIVDGTDYVEGTQRGINYMIVERDFTVAKDLLKTEE is encoded by the coding sequence ATGAACAGTATAGAAAAATTTGTGTTATTAAGAGATGGTGCTAGTAAATATAAAGATAATCTGAGTAGCCTAAACACATCGAACTTAGCAATAGATAATAGCACTGTAGAATCTTTAATTTCTGAAGCTCAGAAAATTGCTAAAGAATTACTTTTCTTTAATCATGAAAACACACCTGTGTCTACTTGGGAATCTTTTCTAATTGAAGATAGTGAAACATATTTTAAGGCTTCAGAAACAGGAAAAAAAGCTTTACGAAAACAATGGGCAAAGCAATTAGCTACGTACATTAATAATCCAGATCATTTTAAAAATGATACCAATACATTAGAAAAATTAACGCAACCACATACCGTTCTTTTCTTAACTTTTTTAAAGCTGTTAGATCATATTAGAAATAAAATGAACAGCTTAACAGGACAACATTTAGATTTTTATTTTAAGAAATGTTTACAATTAGTTCCCCAGAAAGCTATACCAGATGTTGTTAATATATTGGTAGAACTAACAGAAAATACAGAAGCTTTAGAAATTGAAGCAGGTACCGTTTTTTTGGCTGGTGAAGACGAAGATGGAAATGAATTACAATACAAAGCAACAGAAAACACAATACTCAATCAAGCTAAAGTAGCATCACTACAAAGTGTTTTTGTAGATAAGCAGGAAATTACCATTCAGAAAGCACATATGAATGCGGTAGAAGATCCTGATAAAGGATTACTAAAAATGTTTGAATTAGCCTTAGGAGTAAATAATCCGGGAGACGAATTACCAACATTTTCAACAATAGCTACAGATTGGGAAAACTTATGCAAACTAGTAAAAGAAGGAAACTCTCTGGCGGAAAACTATGTAGTGAGTGAACTTTTTTTACGTGTCGAAGACTTCATATATATTATTGAAAAACACGAAACTGAAAAAAATCACACTACTGCAAATTGGGACAAAACATATGAGTTGTTAACCACTGCTTATATCGATAAAATTAAAAAAAATAGAGCAGATGATTTGCATAAAATCCAAGAAGAAAGCGATTTTAATCAGCTAACCAAACATATTTTTGGTTTCCCTAATTCAGGAGATAAATTACCATTGTATAATGGTAAAATAGTAACTTTTTCTTTAGTATATGAAGATCTTAAAGATGCAATAAAAAGTCAAAAAGCAAAAGATTACATTACAGATGAATTATTATTAACCGTAGAAGATTTTGTATTTATCATTGAAACATCTACGGAAAAAGACCCCACTGTTGAAGTTTCAAAAAGATATTATCAGATATTAGAACAATCAGAAAGAAGATTTAGAAGTATTATTATATCACCTCCAAGTGTAGAGAAAATAAAAATGATTTATGGAGCAGAAGATATAACAAAGTTAGCAACTAGTCTTCACAATACTTCAGAAGAAAGTAAGCAGTTTAAAATATTCGGAAGTATATCTGGAACAACTAAAGAACCAGAAATAGCTAACTTAGGTTTTGCTATAAGTTCTCCATTATTATTTCTTAAGGAAGGAAAACGAAAGATTTTTTTAAATTTTCAGTTCTCAGAAGAACTAGGAGACGGAAAACAACTAGAAAAATTATTAAAAAAAGGATTTTTCAATATACAATTTAGTGGAGAAGAAACATGGTTTCAATCTAAAAGAGCTACTGAATATAGTATATCATATGATGTTAAACCAGATGCAGAAAGAGTTTTAATAAATGATTTTAAAGTAGTTAAAGAAGATCCTTTAATCGTTGATTTTTATGAACCTGGTGTCGTATTTATCAAAGAAGAAGAGAACATAGATAAGTATATAGTAAACATTCGTAACGAGATCTATCAAATTTTAGATTTTCCTCATGATTCTAGTTTAGCAATGTCTGTAGTTTACATTGGGCAGTTGCCAGGAGAGGTAAAAGAGCCTTTTATGTTTACTAAAAACGATTTACAAATTGGGCTAAATTTAGAGCTAATACTTTCTGAAGATGAACCTCCGGTTACTACGAATTCTGAAGCTACTAATTTTGTAAATGCAACTACGCCAACCCTACTTTTTTTAGTAAATCAAGATGTTGTACTTGCATACGAAAACGAAAATGGTGTTGCTATTTTTCAAGAATTAATGGCATTAACGTTCAGTGATATTAAGTTACGAGTATCAGTTGATGGAATGAAAAATGTCATGATTCAAAATGATCAGACTACATTGAATAATAAAAAAACTTTTGAACTTTTTGGAGGACTTCCAGAAGTGGGAAGTAACTTTTATTTTGGTCATGAAGAAATATCTCAAAAGCCGATACAGAGTTTACAAATAGAAACAAACTGGGGAAATCAGCCTGAAAGTTTTACAACTCATTACGAAAATTACTGGAAAGTAAGTGAAAACAGTTTAACACCTTCTGTAGATCAAATACCAATTACTTCAAATTCAGATTTTAAAATAAAACTTTTTCTTCATGATGAATCAAGTGAAATTCCAGTTACAGATGAACTATCATTATTTACAGCGGATAATAAAATAGCGATTCAGAATATTCCTGAATTATTGAAAGAAACGAGACCGGGTTATGTATATCGTTTTAAAAGTAGCAATGAGTTTTCGAACTCAGAAATTACAGACTGGAAACGTTATTTTAGATTGGAATTAGACCCTATCGATTTTCAACATCAACTATACAACCAATTATTAATTCAACAAGCATTTGGATCAAAAGAAATTCAAGGACTTGTATTGAATCCTCCATATTTACCTAAGTTGAAAAAAATAAGTATCGGATATACTGCAGAAACTAATATTTTAACAAATTGTAAACTTGTTTCAGAAGAAAACAAATTAAGTCATATTCATCCTTTTGGTTATAAAGAGTTAACTTCAAAAGAACATTTGAGTTTACTTCCCGATTATCAAGATAATGGTTCTTTGTTAATAGGACTATCTAATATAATTCCATCCCAAACTGTCAGTGTTTTATTTCAAATGGCTGAAGGAAGTGCAAATCCTGATGTTGAAAGACCAGAGTTAAAATGGAGCTATTTAAAGGAAGATATTTGGATTCCTTTAGAAAGTAAAGCAATTATTTCTGATACTACTAATGGATTATTAAATACAGGAATTATTCGTGTTCAACTTCCAGCGGACGCTACTAAAGGAAATACGCTATTATCTAATGAATTGCATTGGTTAAAAGTTAGTGTTTCAATTCATATTGATGGAGTATCAGATATTATTGCTGTTAAAAGTCAAGTAGTAAATGCAGTACTTTCTAATACAGTAGTTGCAAGTTCTCATTTTCAGAAACCTTTACAATCAGAAAGTATTCAAGAAACTCAAGCATTTATTCCAGAGATAGAAACCATATCTCAACCTTTTACATCTAGTCAAGGAAGACCAGCTGAAGCGTTAACAGATTTTAATTATCGAATTAGTAAACGATTACGACATAAAAATAGAGCGTTAACCATGTGGGATTACGAACACATGATTTTAGATCGCTTTCCAGAAGTGTATAAAGTAAAGTGTTTACCTGATATAAAAACTTTAGGAAAAGTAAATATTACAGTAGTTCCAGATATTAGGAAAAGTTTGCCTTTTAATCCTTTTCAACCTAAAGTAGGAGCTGATGTTTTAGAGCGAATACATCAAGTTGTAGAAAAGCATGCGCCAGCATATGCAAGTATTCACGTAAAAAATCCAACGTATTTAAAAGTTTCTACACGATGCTCAGTAAAGTTTTGTGCTGGTTATGATGAGATTTTTTATCAATCAAAATTAATAAATGAAATCAAGCAG
- a CDS encoding phage tail protein, which translates to MALTKQHIIENYPLPVYNYKVTIDDVSEGMSFSEISGLEIKHEEVIYKHGFSWLMGYKIIKGQRQPIRLNLKRGVVQQRSLFHDWMLSEDKKNIRIDLCDQEEVPIVSWEVYRALPIGLEAPSFNANTNDIAIENLTLVAHDLKVIYHQ; encoded by the coding sequence ATGGCGCTAACAAAGCAGCATATTATTGAAAACTATCCATTACCAGTATATAATTACAAAGTAACTATAGATGATGTCAGTGAAGGAATGTCTTTTTCAGAGATTTCAGGATTAGAAATTAAGCATGAAGAAGTCATTTATAAACACGGTTTCAGTTGGTTAATGGGATATAAAATAATAAAAGGACAACGCCAACCTATTCGTTTGAATTTAAAACGAGGCGTTGTCCAACAACGAAGTCTTTTTCATGATTGGATGTTATCAGAAGACAAAAAAAACATTCGAATAGATTTATGCGATCAAGAAGAGGTTCCTATAGTAAGTTGGGAAGTATACCGAGCATTACCAATAGGATTAGAAGCTCCTTCATTCAATGCAAATACAAATGATATCGCTATAGAAAATTTAACGTTAGTAGCACATGATTTAAAGGTTATTTATCATCAATAA
- a CDS encoding GPW/gp25 family protein, with amino-acid sequence MSNENKFLGTGWSFPPEFFDGGATVALVSGEEDIKQSLQIILSTSLKERVMHSDYGCNLRDLLFEHVTAGLISDMKNTISNAILNHEPRIEVENISVELRDATNGILDIHINYKVRMTNNRFNYVFPFYINEVFN; translated from the coding sequence ATGAGTAATGAAAATAAATTTTTAGGAACTGGTTGGTCTTTTCCCCCAGAGTTTTTTGATGGAGGAGCAACTGTAGCCTTAGTTTCTGGAGAAGAAGATATAAAACAAAGTTTACAGATTATACTATCTACTTCGCTTAAAGAACGAGTTATGCATTCAGATTATGGATGTAATTTAAGAGATCTTCTTTTTGAGCATGTAACAGCAGGTCTTATTAGTGATATGAAGAATACGATTTCAAATGCAATTTTAAATCATGAACCCAGAATAGAAGTAGAAAACATTAGCGTAGAATTACGAGATGCTACTAATGGAATATTAGATATTCACATCAACTACAAAGTACGAATGACGAATAATCGATTTAATTATGTTTTTCCTTTTTATATCAATGAAGTATTTAATTAA
- a CDS encoding DUF5908 family protein produces the protein MPVEIKELVIRAIISEEKKEENMTSVEERNVSTAIIQECVQEVLKVLKRQKRR, from the coding sequence ATGCCTGTTGAGATTAAAGAACTAGTAATTCGTGCAATTATTTCTGAAGAAAAAAAAGAAGAAAACATGACATCGGTAGAGGAGCGAAACGTTTCAACTGCAATCATACAAGAATGTGTTCAAGAGGTATTAAAGGTTTTAAAAAGACAAAAGCGTAGGTAA
- a CDS encoding phage tail protein, which yields MALTRAQIKADYPLVTYNYRVDIDGTSISFSEVSGLEVSFETITYKESYSESGKVGPNIMYMPGQIQPVNIALKKGYVKGKSIPALYDWINSTAINQTDKKDIMVHLLDETGATVVSWKVVDAFPTKLSAPSFSADANEVAVESMDLMASRVFMEEV from the coding sequence ATGGCATTAACAAGAGCACAGATAAAAGCAGATTATCCATTAGTAACTTACAATTATAGGGTAGATATAGACGGAACTTCAATTAGCTTTTCTGAGGTTTCAGGATTAGAAGTTTCTTTTGAAACGATAACTTATAAAGAAAGTTATTCAGAAAGTGGAAAAGTAGGGCCAAACATTATGTATATGCCCGGACAAATTCAGCCAGTAAATATTGCTTTAAAAAAAGGATATGTAAAAGGAAAGAGCATTCCTGCACTATACGATTGGATTAATAGTACAGCTATAAATCAAACAGATAAAAAAGATATCATGGTACATCTTTTAGATGAAACAGGAGCAACTGTTGTAAGCTGGAAAGTAGTAGATGCTTTTCCAACTAAACTTTCTGCGCCAAGTTTTAGTGCAGATGCTAATGAGGTTGCTGTAGAATCTATGGATTTAATGGCTTCAAGAGTATTTATGGAAGAAGTATAA